The Maledivibacter sp. genomic interval GCGATAATGCAGCAGTTCTTTGCTGTCCCTGGGATCCAAATATTCTTATATCATTATCATTAATATAAATACCTAAATCATCCTTATGGGGGCCAACAGTGGTAAAGCCTCTTTTTATATCGTTTTCTAATTTTTTCTCTAATTTTTCCTTGAAATTTTTATAGACTTCTTCCGATGTATATTTGCTATCCACCTTTATGTTGCTTAAATACTTTACTTCCAAATTTTCTTTACCATCTGTAATTTTTCTATGCATCAATCTACTTAAAGCATTGAGCCTATGGATAAATTCAATTCTTTTTAAGATAACTTCTGTTCCATGTTCTACTAGTTTATCGTTCCAGATATCCATAGTTTTTAATAAATTTCTATTATATGCTGCATTCTTTAAAAGATTGTTCCGTTGGAGTAAAACTTTATTATAGGACATTATATTATAATAATACTTTTTGTTTATATGGGAAATCTCTCTATCAATAAACCTTCTTCTTTCAGAGGGCCCTCCTTTTATGAGCTTTAAATCCTCTGGAGAAAATATAACGACATTAATATTTCCCAGTAATTCAGAGAGTTTAGTTAAACTTATTCCATTGGTCTTTATCTCTTTATTTTTGTTATCCCACAATCTCAGCTCTATGGATATTTCGCCATATCTCTTATGACCTTGGACCTTTACATATGCCCTGTTATTATTTATTTTTATAAGCTCCTTATCCTTATTTGTTCTAAAGGATTTTCCAAAGCTAGCTAAATATATGGATTCAATTATATTGGTTTTACCCTGGGCATTGTTGCCAATGAAAATATTAAGTTTATCATGGAGCATTATCTCTAAGCTACTATAGTTTCTAAAGTTAAGTAACTTTAATTTGCTAATAAACAATTATAGCACCTCGGCTTAAAAAACTGAATTATTATTTTATCTTATAGAGATTTACTTGAAACTCTCTATAATTTATTTATTACTTTAAATTTAATATCTTCAAACTCTACAACATCATCGTTTCTTATTTTCTTGC includes:
- the recF gene encoding DNA replication/repair protein RecF, encoding MFISKLKLLNFRNYSSLEIMLHDKLNIFIGNNAQGKTNIIESIYLASFGKSFRTNKDKELIKINNNRAYVKVQGHKRYGEISIELRLWDNKNKEIKTNGISLTKLSELLGNINVVIFSPEDLKLIKGGPSERRRFIDREISHINKKYYYNIMSYNKVLLQRNNLLKNAAYNRNLLKTMDIWNDKLVEHGTEVILKRIEFIHRLNALSRLMHRKITDGKENLEVKYLSNIKVDSKYTSEEVYKNFKEKLEKKLENDIKRGFTTVGPHKDDLGIYINDNDIRIFGSQGQQRTAALSLKLSEIEIIKAEIGEYPILLLDDVMSELDINRQKFLIKSLKNVQTFITITEIPELMIPIVKDGSIFQISNGNIMKESSL